A stretch of Bacillus pseudomycoides DNA encodes these proteins:
- a CDS encoding ubiquinol-cytochrome c reductase iron-sulfur subunit: MSEKEHRVSRRQFLNYTLTGVGGFMAAGILMPMTRFALDPVLRKEAGGDMVAVAQVKEISAEPKRFDFKVKQVDGWYKSEEPKSAWVYKNESGDIVALSPVCKHLGCTVNWNSDKSHPNQFFCPCHAGRYTKDGTNVKGTPPLAPLDLYEAKVKDGTLYLGKAKPQGGAK; this comes from the coding sequence GTGAGCGAGAAAGAACATCGTGTGTCAAGAAGACAATTTTTAAACTACACGCTTACAGGTGTAGGAGGTTTTATGGCAGCTGGGATTTTAATGCCAATGACGCGCTTTGCACTTGATCCAGTTTTAAGGAAAGAGGCAGGGGGAGATATGGTTGCTGTTGCACAAGTGAAAGAGATTTCAGCAGAACCAAAACGCTTCGACTTTAAAGTGAAACAAGTTGATGGTTGGTATAAGTCAGAAGAACCAAAATCAGCGTGGGTGTATAAAAATGAAAGCGGCGACATTGTAGCGTTATCTCCCGTGTGTAAACATTTAGGATGTACGGTAAACTGGAATTCGGACAAGAGTCATCCAAATCAATTCTTTTGTCCTTGTCACGCGGGGCGTTATACGAAAGATGGTACGAATGTGAAGGGAACTCCACCGCTCGCACCGCTTGATTTGTATGAAGCAAAAGTAAAGGATGGAACGCTTTATTTAGGTAAAGCAAAGCCACAAGGGGGTGCGAAATAG
- the qcrC gene encoding menaquinol-cytochrome c reductase cytochrome b/c subunit, which produces MHRGKGMKFVGDSRVPVARKPNIPKDYSEYPGKTEAFWPNFLLKEWMVGAVFLIGYLCLTVAHPSPLERMADPTDAGYIPLPDWYFLFLYQLLKYSYASGPFTVIGAFIMPGIAFGALLLAPFLDRGPERRPLKRPVATGFMLLAIASIIFLTWESVAHHDWEAAKKQGAIVKTVQVDKNDEGYKLVQKNTCLTCHGDNLQGGAAAPALQNLTLKPEEIAKIAKDGKGAMPKGVFKGTDEELKKLSEFIAKYNKK; this is translated from the coding sequence ATGCATCGCGGCAAAGGGATGAAGTTTGTGGGAGATTCACGAGTGCCTGTAGCGCGTAAACCGAATATTCCCAAAGATTATTCTGAATATCCAGGGAAAACAGAAGCATTTTGGCCGAACTTCTTATTGAAAGAATGGATGGTTGGTGCGGTTTTTTTAATCGGTTATTTATGTTTGACGGTGGCGCACCCGTCACCACTTGAGAGAATGGCGGATCCTACAGATGCGGGATATATACCACTTCCAGACTGGTACTTCTTATTTTTATATCAATTGTTAAAATACTCCTATGCATCAGGTCCGTTTACTGTAATTGGTGCGTTTATTATGCCAGGAATCGCATTTGGAGCACTACTGTTGGCTCCATTTCTGGATCGAGGTCCTGAAAGACGTCCATTGAAACGTCCGGTTGCAACTGGATTTATGCTTCTAGCAATTGCTTCTATCATCTTTTTAACATGGGAATCTGTGGCACATCACGACTGGGAAGCTGCAAAAAAACAAGGTGCTATTGTTAAAACGGTTCAAGTTGATAAAAATGATGAAGGTTATAAACTTGTGCAAAAAAATACGTGTTTAACATGTCACGGTGATAACTTACAAGGTGGTGCTGCAGCGCCGGCACTGCAAAACTTAACATTAAAACCAGAGGAAATTGCAAAGATTGCAAAAGATGGAAAAGGTGCAATGCCTAAAGGGGTATTTAAAGGAACGGATGAAGAGTTGAAAAAACTTTCGGAATTCATTGCAAAATACAATAAAAAATAA
- the qcrB gene encoding menaquinol-cytochrome c reductase cytochrome b subunit, translated as MLNKIYDWVDERLDITPIWRDIADHEVPEHVNPAHHFSAFVYCFGGLTFFVTVIQILSGMFLTMYYVPDIKNAWESVYYLQNEVAYGQIVRGMHHWGASLVIVMMFLHTLRVFFQGAYKKPRELNWIVGVLIFFVMLGLGFTGYLLPWDMKALFATKVGIQIAEQTPLIGPYIKTLLAGHSEIVGAQTLTRFFAIHVFFLPAALLGLMAFHFIMIRKQGISGPL; from the coding sequence ATGCTAAATAAAATCTATGATTGGGTGGACGAAAGGTTGGATATTACACCAATATGGCGTGATATTGCAGACCATGAAGTGCCAGAGCATGTAAACCCAGCGCATCACTTTTCAGCATTTGTCTATTGCTTTGGGGGGCTAACATTCTTCGTCACTGTGATTCAAATTTTATCAGGTATGTTTTTAACAATGTATTATGTGCCTGATATTAAAAATGCTTGGGAATCTGTTTATTATTTACAAAATGAAGTTGCATATGGACAAATTGTTCGCGGCATGCACCATTGGGGTGCTAGTCTTGTAATTGTAATGATGTTTTTACATACCCTTAGGGTTTTCTTCCAAGGTGCATATAAGAAACCTCGTGAATTAAACTGGATTGTCGGTGTTCTTATTTTCTTTGTTATGCTAGGTCTTGGTTTTACCGGATATTTATTACCATGGGATATGAAAGCGTTATTTGCAACGAAAGTGGGGATTCAAATCGCGGAGCAAACACCGCTTATCGGCCCTTATATTAAAACATTACTTGCTGGTCACTCCGAAATTGTCGGGGCTCAAACATTAACTCGCTTCTTTGCTATTCACGTCTTCTTCTTACCAGCAGCACTTCTAGGCTTAATGGCCTTCCACTTCATCATGATTCGCAAACAAGGTATTTCTGGTCCGCTATAA